A DNA window from Flavisolibacter ginsenosidimutans contains the following coding sequences:
- a CDS encoding RagB/SusD family nutrient uptake outer membrane protein, translating into MKKTTIFFLILTTSLVVIVASSCRKYEEQPKDWFTSDLTFDSLDRNGVVAGYDLNNIYTYIPDGFNRVDGDFLDDAAGEALPSRYNTSVENFLKGTVTVLNNPDAYWGNSYYGIRRANIFLKSIDRVPIAAQTKQYYKSEARFLRAFFYWELLKRYGGVPLLGDTVLSTTENIELPRASFAQTVDYIVSECTAMKDSMRPDPVSTSDWGRASKGAAVALKCRVLLYAASPLFNGGGIETDPTKKALTGYPTYDAARWQKVVDAVTEFNALGTYYKLVTSGSPTAFASVFTTKMSSEIIFAKQVSNNSSLEVSQSPVGYVVSNTRSLGLTSPTQNFVDAFPMANGLSISETGSGYNAATPYTGRDPRLAATVFYNGYTWLGRAVQTFNGGLDKPDNPAVAPVQTRTGYYLSKFLGNFGGSTAFSSQSHNFPIFRYAEILLNYAEALNELGQVESAVTQIKTLRARAGIAAGTNSRYGIKASITQTEMRTLVQNERRIELAFEEHRFWDIRRWKIADQVLSTPLTGVRITAGTTPTYQSILVMTPAFPARLYHMPIPYDEITKNSKLIQNEGW; encoded by the coding sequence ATGAAAAAGACAACGATTTTTTTCCTCATACTCACAACTAGTTTGGTGGTTATTGTTGCTTCGTCGTGCCGCAAATACGAGGAGCAACCGAAGGACTGGTTCACGTCCGACCTCACCTTTGATTCGCTTGACCGGAACGGCGTGGTTGCGGGTTACGATCTGAACAATATTTACACTTACATCCCCGATGGCTTTAACCGCGTTGACGGTGATTTTTTAGACGACGCAGCCGGCGAGGCTTTGCCTTCGCGTTACAATACATCGGTGGAGAATTTTTTGAAAGGAACCGTTACCGTACTCAATAATCCCGATGCGTACTGGGGCAACAGTTATTACGGCATTCGCCGCGCCAATATTTTTTTAAAGAGCATTGACCGCGTACCCATTGCCGCACAAACCAAGCAATACTACAAGTCGGAAGCACGGTTTCTCCGCGCCTTTTTTTACTGGGAATTGTTGAAGCGCTACGGCGGCGTGCCTTTGCTGGGCGATACGGTTTTAAGCACCACCGAAAACATTGAATTGCCCCGCGCAAGCTTTGCACAAACGGTTGATTACATCGTAAGCGAATGCACCGCCATGAAAGACAGCATGCGGCCTGACCCGGTGTCAACATCCGATTGGGGACGTGCTTCGAAAGGCGCGGCCGTTGCGCTGAAATGCCGCGTGTTGTTGTATGCAGCAAGTCCGCTTTTTAATGGCGGCGGCATTGAAACAGATCCAACAAAAAAAGCCCTGACCGGCTATCCAACCTACGACGCTGCACGCTGGCAAAAAGTGGTGGATGCCGTTACCGAATTCAACGCTCTGGGCACGTATTATAAATTGGTCACAAGCGGTTCGCCAACGGCTTTCGCTTCGGTGTTTACCACCAAAATGAGTTCGGAAATCATCTTTGCCAAACAAGTATCCAATAATTCATCACTTGAAGTAAGCCAGTCGCCGGTTGGTTACGTGGTGTCCAATACAAGAAGCCTGGGGTTAACAAGTCCCACGCAAAATTTTGTTGATGCCTTTCCGATGGCAAACGGTTTGAGCATTAGCGAAACCGGTTCGGGCTACAACGCTGCCACGCCTTATACGGGCCGCGATCCGCGCCTGGCGGCCACTGTTTTTTACAACGGATATACCTGGCTTGGCCGCGCCGTGCAAACCTTTAACGGTGGTTTGGACAAGCCCGATAACCCGGCTGTGGCGCCGGTGCAAACAAGAACCGGTTATTACCTGAGCAAATTTCTTGGCAACTTCGGCGGCAGCACGGCGTTCAGCAGTCAAAGCCACAATTTTCCCATCTTTCGTTACGCTGAAATCCTGTTGAATTATGCTGAAGCGTTGAATGAATTGGGACAAGTAGAAAGTGCCGTTACGCAAATTAAAACGCTGCGTGCAAGAGCAGGCATCGCTGCGGGCACCAACAGCCGGTACGGCATCAAGGCAAGCATTACGCAAACCGAAATGCGCACACTCGTTCAAAACGAACGGCGCATTGAGCTGGCTTTTGAAGAACACCGGTTCTGGGACATTCGCCGCTGGAAGATTGCCGATCAGGTTTTGTCAACACCGCTGACCGGTGTAAGAATCACGGCAGGCACAACGCCAACTTACCAATCCATACTGGTCATGACGCCGGCATTTCCCGCACGGCTTTATCACATGCCCATTCCGTACGACGAGATCACAAAAAATTCAAAGCTCATTCAAAACGAGGGCTGGTAA
- a CDS encoding SusC/RagA family TonB-linked outer membrane protein, translated as MKSFLFFLFALLTLACTKAVAQQVSGTVSDSTGNAIVGATVAEKGVKGNGTSTNASGRFSLNLKGGSHTLIVSNVGYDAQEVPVSNGNAVSVVLKNAANSLADVVIVGYGRQKKVTTTGAISTVSGADLRENPSASIQNTMAGKLPGFFSQQTSGQPGADGATFYIRGVSSYNVGSTTPLIIVDDIEFSYDQFARLDPNEIESITILKDASATAVYGVRGANGVVIVTTRRGKIGAPQISFRAETSLQQPDIFPQFLNAYDAAVLYNQGRKNDGLAPLFSDADLAAFRDHTDPYGHSDINWKNVLFKKFSRQYRGNFDITGGTEKVRYFISAGYLYQDGMVKDFGSPLGINNNYYNERYNYRSNLDIKVTRTTDLRFDLSGNVSTINTPQVGSPNGWNDVFADYGSIWTLAPWAYPLYNPDGSLGYSQWAKSPGTGGTVYDVNNIIGRLTYLGYTRRFENNMNLLSTLNQKLDFITRGLSIKGTLSYASNYNNPNVSMSGGEFPSYIYDPATNTYTPRSTNTYRVRRLIRGSSNGSTIRLVTSQAALNYDRTFTGHHVYGLAMFLQQSDTRASSNSVYNFIPSNFRSYIGRVGYDYRQKYMVEFNGAYNGSDRFSAANRYGFFPAGSAGWNVSEEGFFKRNIKFISRMKLRGSYGLVGNDKLGSFAYYYQQTYGSAGGQVFFGNPSANSGTAIYEGTLGNLNVSWEKEKKLDLGVELGFFNNKLNATVEYFNNNRYDILTDRSGKTDSRFGSVSAVFGQGLPPVNLGKVNNKGIEVEVNYAGTIGKDWSYSVKGTYSYAKNKIVFADEPSYKYDYQSYTGHAINTQRVYTWIGFYKDSNDIAKSAKPAGLTVRPGDLKYADLNGDGIIDGYDAKVQGNPNVPNTTAGLNLSVRYKGFNIGVFFQGSFNFNVRGLAEAIQPFGGNFRAIHQQAWTPDLGDNAKFPLLTFIPGISDSRAYPSTFYLLPGDFVRLKTAEIGYTLPQRWMKPLHMKEIRVYSNGYNLITWTKLSQLYQLDPEINQGSTGSSGTDRTNYPPQRIFNFGISATF; from the coding sequence ATGAAATCATTTTTATTCTTTTTGTTTGCCTTGCTAACGCTTGCCTGCACCAAAGCCGTTGCGCAGCAGGTAAGCGGCACGGTGTCCGATTCAACCGGCAACGCCATTGTAGGCGCTACGGTTGCCGAAAAAGGCGTGAAGGGAAACGGCACCAGCACCAATGCCTCGGGACGGTTTTCGCTTAACTTAAAAGGCGGCTCGCACACGCTGATTGTTTCAAACGTAGGATACGATGCGCAGGAAGTGCCGGTGAGCAACGGCAATGCCGTAAGTGTTGTGTTGAAGAACGCCGCCAACAGTTTAGCCGATGTTGTGATTGTGGGTTACGGCCGTCAAAAGAAAGTAACAACCACCGGCGCTATCAGCACCGTTTCCGGCGCAGACTTGCGTGAAAATCCATCGGCAAGCATTCAAAACACAATGGCTGGAAAGTTACCCGGCTTCTTCTCGCAGCAAACATCCGGGCAGCCGGGTGCCGATGGCGCAACGTTTTACATTCGCGGTGTAAGCTCTTACAACGTGGGCAGCACAACGCCGTTGATTATTGTTGATGACATAGAATTTTCGTATGACCAGTTTGCCCGCCTCGACCCGAACGAGATTGAATCCATCACCATTTTAAAAGACGCTTCTGCTACGGCGGTTTACGGTGTAAGAGGCGCAAACGGTGTAGTGATTGTAACCACACGCCGCGGCAAAATTGGCGCTCCGCAGATTTCTTTTCGTGCCGAAACAAGCTTGCAGCAACCCGACATTTTTCCGCAATTTTTAAATGCGTACGATGCGGCCGTATTGTACAACCAGGGAAGGAAAAACGACGGACTTGCGCCGCTGTTTTCAGATGCTGACCTGGCTGCCTTTCGCGATCATACCGATCCTTACGGCCACTCGGATATTAATTGGAAAAATGTGCTGTTCAAAAAATTCAGCCGTCAATACCGCGGCAACTTCGACATCACCGGAGGAACAGAAAAAGTTCGTTATTTTATTTCGGCGGGTTATCTCTACCAGGACGGAATGGTGAAAGATTTTGGCAGCCCGCTTGGCATCAACAACAATTATTACAACGAACGATACAACTACCGTTCAAACCTTGACATAAAGGTTACACGCACTACCGATCTGCGCTTTGATTTATCGGGCAACGTTAGCACCATTAACACACCGCAGGTTGGAAGCCCCAACGGCTGGAACGATGTGTTTGCCGATTACGGAAGCATTTGGACGCTTGCGCCGTGGGCTTACCCGCTTTACAATCCCGATGGCTCGTTGGGTTATAGCCAGTGGGCGAAAAGCCCCGGCACCGGCGGCACGGTTTACGACGTGAACAACATCATTGGCCGTCTTACGTATTTGGGTTATACACGCCGCTTTGAAAACAACATGAACTTGCTTTCAACGCTTAACCAAAAGCTTGATTTTATCACAAGAGGCTTATCAATAAAGGGCACGCTTTCGTATGCCTCCAATTACAACAATCCGAACGTGAGCATGTCGGGCGGAGAGTTTCCTTCTTACATCTACGATCCGGCAACCAATACGTACACGCCGCGCAGCACAAACACTTACCGTGTTCGCCGTCTTATTCGCGGTTCCAGCAACGGCAGCACCATCCGGCTGGTTACCAGTCAGGCTGCGCTGAATTACGACCGCACTTTTACAGGGCATCACGTATATGGATTAGCCATGTTCCTGCAACAATCCGATACAAGGGCCAGCAGCAACAGCGTTTACAATTTTATTCCGAGCAATTTCAGAAGTTATATCGGCCGCGTGGGTTACGATTACCGGCAGAAATACATGGTTGAATTCAACGGCGCTTACAACGGCTCCGACCGTTTTTCGGCCGCAAACCGTTACGGCTTTTTTCCCGCGGGCTCGGCTGGATGGAACGTTTCGGAAGAAGGCTTCTTTAAACGCAACATTAAATTCATCAGCCGCATGAAGCTGAGAGGTTCTTACGGTTTGGTTGGAAACGACAAACTGGGAAGCTTCGCTTATTATTACCAGCAAACCTACGGATCGGCGGGCGGGCAGGTTTTCTTTGGCAACCCGAGCGCCAACAGCGGCACGGCCATTTACGAAGGCACATTGGGCAACTTAAACGTGAGCTGGGAAAAAGAAAAGAAACTTGACCTCGGCGTTGAACTCGGCTTTTTCAACAACAAGCTGAACGCAACCGTTGAATACTTCAACAACAACCGCTATGACATTCTCACCGATCGAAGCGGCAAAACCGATTCGCGTTTTGGCTCGGTGTCGGCCGTGTTCGGACAAGGCCTTCCGCCGGTGAATCTTGGTAAGGTGAACAACAAGGGCATTGAAGTAGAAGTAAATTATGCCGGCACGATTGGGAAAGATTGGTCGTATTCGGTAAAGGGAACGTATTCCTATGCAAAGAACAAAATTGTCTTTGCCGACGAACCTTCTTACAAATACGATTACCAGTCGTACACAGGCCATGCCATCAACACGCAACGGGTTTACACCTGGATTGGTTTTTACAAGGACAGCAACGACATTGCCAAGAGCGCAAAGCCTGCGGGCCTCACCGTTCGTCCCGGCGATTTGAAATATGCCGACTTGAACGGCGACGGCATCATTGACGGTTACGACGCGAAAGTGCAGGGCAATCCAAACGTTCCGAATACGACTGCTGGTTTGAATTTATCCGTTCGTTATAAAGGCTTCAACATCGGTGTATTCTTCCAAGGATCGTTCAATTTTAACGTGCGTGGTTTGGCGGAAGCCATTCAACCTTTTGGCGGGAACTTCCGCGCCATTCATCAGCAGGCATGGACGCCAGACCTCGGCGACAACGCGAAGTTTCCCTTGCTGACGTTTATTCCGGGCATCAGCGATTCGAGAGCCTATCCATCTACCTTCTATTTATTGCCCGGCGATTTTGTGCGGTTAAAAACAGCGGAGATTGGCTACACCTTGCCGCAAAGATGGATGAAGCCACTTCACATGAAGGAGATAAGAGTTTACAGCAACGGCTACAACCTTATTACCTGGACAAAGCTGAGCCAACTTTATCAGCTTGACCCGGAAATTAACCAGGGAAGCACGGGCAGCAGCGGAACGGACCGTACCAACTATCCGCCGCAACGCATTTTCAATTTCGGTATCAGCGCCACGTTTTAA
- a CDS encoding RagB/SusD family nutrient uptake outer membrane protein — MKNLVIAIAACLVLASCTKNSGFLENKTTALDEAAVFSDSLRTIQFLNGIYAEGTFGNTDFAGIGFSFNKRRWETHGNQEQSVDDGEYSLSSATRPSVMFYQGTFSAANYGSSPPATDIWNTPYKNIRRCNLLLSHLESVPLSAAMKARIKGEVKCLRAWYYLQLLIIYGGVPNVGDNVYGIDDFINLPRQKFADLVSYLSNELDEAAKLLPTPGVPLASGGYDDFDYGRVTKGTAMGLKSRLLLYAASPLFNGGAIPAASAEQIPLVSYSSYDVKHWQDAADAALAVINSGYYSLYVNNSQPGAGFYLGFINRVNPENIFVVTRPNNKDFEGYYLPGTRGGANYTRATQNLVDAFPMKNGKAITDPTSGYNPANPYISRDPRFNYTIIFNGAKYQSNANTQDFVWTFTGTGQTGDAFSSGGNTGYFVRKMCDSTVTNSVGASPARNWPLMRYAEILLNYAEAINEVGQTALAYPKLQELRARAGIDAGSNGLYGMKSNMTQAEMRAFIQNERRIELAYEDQRWNDIRRWKIAMTLYNGGPTGFNQVMHPIRVGSSGSLTTGAGLSFTYQIENTIRQHTFRPEMYLLPIQDAEIRKMPAMLQNPGW; from the coding sequence ATGAAGAATTTAGTCATTGCCATTGCTGCTTGCCTGGTGCTTGCATCGTGCACAAAAAACAGCGGCTTTCTTGAAAACAAAACGACGGCACTTGACGAAGCGGCCGTGTTTTCGGACAGCCTTCGCACCATTCAGTTTTTGAACGGTATTTACGCCGAAGGCACGTTCGGCAACACCGATTTTGCAGGCATTGGTTTTTCGTTCAACAAGCGCCGTTGGGAAACACACGGCAACCAGGAACAATCCGTTGACGACGGTGAGTATTCCTTGAGTTCCGCTACCCGTCCATCCGTGATGTTTTACCAGGGTACGTTTTCGGCGGCCAACTACGGCTCAAGCCCGCCCGCAACCGACATCTGGAATACACCTTATAAAAATATCCGCCGCTGCAATTTGCTTCTTTCGCATTTGGAATCCGTTCCGCTTTCGGCCGCCATGAAAGCAAGAATCAAGGGCGAAGTAAAATGCCTGCGTGCCTGGTATTATTTGCAGCTTTTGATTATTTACGGCGGCGTGCCCAACGTGGGTGATAACGTTTACGGCATTGATGATTTCATTAACCTGCCACGGCAAAAATTTGCCGACCTGGTTTCTTACCTGTCTAATGAATTGGATGAAGCGGCGAAGCTGTTGCCAACTCCCGGTGTGCCGCTTGCAAGCGGCGGCTACGACGATTTTGATTACGGCCGCGTAACAAAAGGAACGGCTATGGGTTTGAAATCAAGACTGCTTTTGTACGCCGCAAGCCCGCTGTTCAACGGCGGCGCCATACCCGCAGCCTCGGCAGAACAAATTCCCCTGGTTAGTTATTCAAGCTACGATGTAAAACATTGGCAAGACGCAGCCGACGCAGCCTTGGCAGTCATTAACTCCGGCTATTATTCGCTTTACGTAAACAACTCGCAACCCGGCGCAGGCTTTTATCTTGGTTTTATAAACCGCGTAAACCCTGAAAATATTTTTGTGGTTACACGGCCCAACAACAAAGACTTTGAAGGTTATTACTTGCCCGGTACAAGAGGCGGAGCAAACTACACCAGGGCTACGCAAAATTTGGTGGATGCCTTCCCCATGAAGAACGGCAAAGCCATTACCGATCCGACATCGGGTTACAATCCGGCCAATCCATACATCAGCCGCGATCCGCGTTTTAATTACACCATCATTTTTAACGGAGCCAAATATCAAAGCAACGCCAACACGCAAGATTTTGTATGGACCTTTACAGGAACCGGTCAAACCGGCGATGCTTTTTCTTCCGGTGGCAACACGGGCTATTTTGTTCGCAAGATGTGCGACAGCACCGTAACGAATAGCGTGGGTGCAAGCCCCGCACGCAACTGGCCGCTGATGCGCTATGCCGAAATTCTTTTGAACTACGCAGAGGCAATTAACGAGGTGGGACAAACAGCGCTGGCTTATCCAAAGTTGCAGGAGTTGAGAGCAAGAGCGGGCATTGATGCGGGCAGCAACGGTTTGTACGGCATGAAGTCAAACATGACACAAGCCGAGATGCGTGCTTTCATTCAGAACGAACGGCGCATTGAACTTGCCTACGAAGACCAGCGCTGGAATGACATTCGCCGCTGGAAGATTGCAATGACCTTGTACAACGGCGGGCCAACGGGTTTCAACCAGGTGATGCACCCGATTCGTGTAGGCAGCAGCGGCTCGTTAACCACCGGCGCAGGCTTGTCCTTCACGTATCAAATTGAAAATACCATTCGCCAACACACTTTCCGCCCGGAGATGTATTTGTTGCCAATACAAGACGCAGAGATACGCAAGATGCCGGCAATGCTTCAGAACCCGGGTTGGTAA
- a CDS encoding BNR repeat-containing protein, translating into MKVLFRIAVMISSVVAVAQSGSDVTVFNVDNGWANNSVNTVVFRKNSLVSFKDTQFISFYDKDRYVVLGKRKLGEAKWILKKTVYQGHITDAHNCISIMIDGEGFLHMAWDHHNNPLRYCRSIAPGSLDLTDKMPMTGKAEDKVSYPEFHKLPNGDLLFFYRDGGSGNGNLVLNKYNLATKQWTQLQQNLIDGEGQRNAYWQACVDAKGTIHISWVWRESPDVASNHDMGYACSKDGGFTWKKSTGEKYSLPITQKSAEYAVHIPQNSELINQTSMTTDEEGRPFIATYWRDAGTTVPQYHIIYRAKKDWKVLPLNFRKTPFSLSGQGSKRIPVARPQLLVKGKGEKAKAVLLFRDEERGGKVSVATIDKIERNKCKLFDLTQTSVGSWEPTYDTELWKEKHVLNLFVQKVEQVDAEGVANMPPQPVQVLEWKPKF; encoded by the coding sequence GTGAAAGTGCTTTTTCGAATCGCGGTCATGATCAGCAGCGTGGTTGCAGTGGCGCAATCGGGTTCGGACGTAACGGTTTTCAACGTTGACAACGGCTGGGCAAACAATTCTGTTAACACGGTTGTCTTTCGCAAAAATTCATTGGTGAGTTTTAAGGATACGCAGTTCATTTCTTTTTACGACAAAGACCGCTACGTGGTGCTTGGCAAACGAAAACTCGGCGAAGCAAAATGGATTTTAAAGAAGACAGTTTATCAGGGCCACATCACCGATGCGCACAATTGCATCAGCATCATGATTGACGGCGAAGGCTTTCTGCACATGGCTTGGGACCATCACAACAATCCTTTGCGTTATTGCAGAAGCATTGCACCCGGTTCGTTGGATTTAACGGATAAAATGCCGATGACAGGCAAAGCCGAAGACAAAGTCAGCTATCCCGAATTTCACAAACTGCCCAACGGCGACCTCTTGTTTTTTTATCGCGACGGCGGTTCCGGTAACGGCAACCTTGTCCTCAACAAATACAATCTTGCCACAAAGCAATGGACGCAACTTCAACAAAATTTAATTGACGGCGAAGGACAGCGAAACGCTTATTGGCAAGCCTGCGTAGATGCAAAAGGAACAATTCACATCTCCTGGGTTTGGCGCGAAAGCCCCGACGTGGCCAGCAATCACGACATGGGCTATGCCTGCTCAAAAGACGGCGGCTTTACCTGGAAAAAAAGCACGGGTGAAAAGTATTCACTGCCCATCACGCAGAAGTCGGCGGAGTACGCGGTGCACATTCCACAAAACAGTGAGTTGATTAATCAAACATCCATGACAACCGATGAAGAAGGAAGGCCGTTCATTGCAACATATTGGAGAGACGCAGGTACAACGGTTCCGCAATACCACATCATCTACCGTGCAAAAAAAGACTGGAAAGTATTGCCGCTGAATTTTCGAAAAACACCTTTCAGCTTGAGCGGCCAGGGTTCCAAACGCATACCCGTTGCCCGGCCACAGCTTCTGGTGAAAGGAAAAGGAGAGAAGGCAAAAGCCGTTCTCCTCTTTCGCGACGAAGAACGCGGCGGCAAGGTTTCCGTGGCAACAATTGACAAGATTGAAAGAAACAAATGCAAGCTCTTCGATCTTACACAAACGTCCGTTGGTTCGTGGGAGCCGACATACGACACCGAGCTTTGGAAAGAAAAACACGTGTTGAATTTGTTTGTGCAAAAAGTAGAGCAGGTAGATGCTGAAGGCGTAGCGAACATGCCGCCGCAACCCGTGCAAGTGTTGGAATGGAAACCGAAATTTTAA